Part of the Gracilinanus agilis isolate LMUSP501 unplaced genomic scaffold, AgileGrace unplaced_scaffold52602, whole genome shotgun sequence genome, TATACAGAATTCCATAAAGTACAACAATGGGGAGGTATGGAAACCTGAGACCTGCCAAATCTGTGTCTGCGACAATGGAAGCATCCTGTGTGACGAAATAATCTGTGAAGATGTTTCCAACTGCCCCAACGTGGAGTACAAGGACAATGAATGCTGCCCCTCCTGCCTTGGTGCCGATGCTG contains:
- the LOC123255811 gene encoding collagen alpha-1(I) chain-like, whose translation is MFSFVDPRLLLLLAVTAVLTHGQGEEDIPEGTCIQNSIKYNNGEVWKPETCQICVCDNGSILCDEIICEDVSNCPNVEYKDNECCPSCLGADA